A genomic region of Entelurus aequoreus isolate RoL-2023_Sb linkage group LG19, RoL_Eaeq_v1.1, whole genome shotgun sequence contains the following coding sequences:
- the LOC133634993 gene encoding LOW QUALITY PROTEIN: lipoprotein lipase (The sequence of the model RefSeq protein was modified relative to this genomic sequence to represent the inferred CDS: deleted 2 bases in 1 codon) produces MKAWTLFLLLDFVLLNAAVNNVTSSEEELARSILGNFLDPLQDVLDQKPEVNQTAARFSLRRPSNPEDDLCYILPGRAESLATCAFNSTAKTFLVIHGWTLSGMFESWVAKLVSALHQRERTANVIVVDWLGTAQNHYGLAAHNTQVVGREVARFIDWIQETSNIPLDDLHLIGYSLGAHVAGFAGSHAANKVGRITGLDPAGPDFEGEHRQRRLSPDDAAFVDVLHTFTGDSLGLSIGIQQPVGHVDIYPNGGSFQPGCNLRGALENIAHFGLFAITDAVKCEHERSVYLFIDSLLNQQGASKVYRCGNNHMFERGICLSCRKSRCNTLGYTISKVHKVRNVQMYTRTTASMPFRVYHYQLKIHMSCKLKRCETESSLSFSLFGTKGEAEKLQFNVKEKMASNKTHSFLLVTEKDVGDLLMVTFKWEESKGWSSTSMVEMLSAWWSGHSDSTNMMEVHRVHIRAGETQEKMVFCLKDSAKLAQEELTFIKCKAAWKMSPTGTSRRITLDTH; encoded by the exons ATGAAAGCTTGGacactttttcttcttcttgactTTGTGCTGTTGAACGCGGCGGTGAACAATGTGACGTCATCGGAGGAAGAGCTGGCACGTTCTATTTTGG GCAACTTCCTGGACCCTCTCCAAGATGTGTTGGACCAAAAGCCTGAAGTTAATCAAACGGCGGCCAGGTTCTCCCTGCGTAGACCCTCCAACCCGGAAGACGACCTGTGCTACATCCTTCCTGGCCGAGCCGAGTCCCTGGCAACTTGTGCCTTCAACAGCACCGCCAAGACCTTCCTGGTCATCCACGGCTGGACG CTGAGCGGCATGTTTGAGAGCTGGGTGGCTAAGTTGGTGTCGGCGCTTCACCAGCGAGAGCGTACGGCCAACGTCATCGTGGTGGACTGGCTCGGCACGGCCCAGAACCACTACGGGCTGGCCGCCCACAACACCCAGGTGGTGGGACGGGAGGTGGCACGCTTCATTGACTGGATCCAG GAAACCAGCAACATTCCTCTTGACGACCTCCACCTGATTGGCTACAGCCTCGGGGCTCACGTGGCGGGCTTTGCCGGCAGCCACGCCGCCAACAAAGTGGGAAGAATAACCG GTTTGGACCCGGCCGGGCCTGACTTTGAGGGAGAGCAC AGGCAGCGTCGCCTGTCCCCGGACGACGCTGCCTTCGTGGACGTCCTCCACACCTTCACCGGCGACTCGCTGGGTCTCAGCATCGGGATCCAGCAGCCCGTGGGACACGTGGACATTTACCCCAACGGAGGCAGCTTCCAGCCGGGCTGCAACCTGAGAGGCGCCCTGGAGAACATCGCCCACTTTGGACTCTTTG CCATCACCGACGCGGTCAAGTGTGAGCACGAGCGCTCGGTGTACCTCTTCATCGACTCCCTGCTCAACCAGCAGGGGGCGTCCAAGGTGTACCGCTGTGGCAACAACCACATGTTCGAGCGCGGCATTTGTCTCAGCTGCCGCAAGAGCCGCTGCAACACGCTGGGCTACACCATCAGCAAGGTGCACAAAGTACGCAACGTTCAGATGTACACCAGGACCACAGCATCCATGCCTTTCAGAG tttaccACTACCAGCTGAAGATCCATATGTCCTGCAAGCTGAAGAGATGTGAGACAGAATCCTCGCTGAGTTTCTCCTTGTTCGGAACCAAAGGAGAAGCAGAAAAGCTGCAgtttaatgt GAAGGAGAAGATGGCGTCCAATAAGACACATTCCTTCCTGCTGGTGACGGAGAAGGACGTAGGTGACCTGCTGATGGTGACCTTCAAGTGGGAGGAGTCAAAGGGCTGGTCCAGCACCAGCATGGTGGAGATGCTTTCTGCTTGGTGGTCCGGACACTCGGACAGCACCAACATGATGGAGGTGCACAGAGTTCACATACGAGCTGGAGAGACCCAGGAAAA GATGGTGTTCTGTCTGAAAGATTCAGCCAAGTTAGCGCAGGAGGAGCTTACCTTCATCAAATGTAAAGCCGCATGGAAAATGTCTCCAACAGGAACTTCCAGAAG AATCACTTTGGACACCCACTGA